The Paenibacillus spongiae nucleotide sequence TTGCCTTGATTGTATTCTCGTTCGCTCCGGTGTGGGATGCGATCTCCCGTATACTCAGTTCGTTATAATAATAGAGCGTAATCGCTTCCCGATAGATGTAATCCAGCCGATGCACCGCATCGCTCAACCTCTCATTGCGCCAGCGCTGCATCACCTGCAGCTCCGGATCCGGGTGATGTTCCTCCACGTGGTCTTCCATCCTCGCAAAAGGAAGCAGATTCCTCCATCCCCATGTCCGCTGCCTCATCCGGCACCGATTGATGACGATTCGGGTGAGCCAGCTCTTCAGCTGTTCCTCTTCGCGGAGCTGTCCGATCTTGTGAAAGGCGGTGACGAACGTATCCTGAACCGCCTCCTCAGCCGATTGCAAATCTTTAAGCAGCAGGAAGGCTGTCCGAAGCAAATAGTCGCCATATTGCCCCATGAGTGCTTGAAGCGCGGCTTCATCTTTATCTTTTAAGCCATGCACGACATTCAGGCCGCTCCCCCCTCTCTCTCTGGACATAAGATGCCATCCAATGGAATTAAGTTGCAGCGATTTCAAATTTCTTTGCATTCCATTCAATATGACAGCTATATGGATCGAAATCCTGCGAACAATGGCGCGCACCAGCGCTTCTCCAGGGTCATTCCATATGCATCTCTTTATATCTTTCTTTTTATTCGTTCACTATATAGGTAATCGCTCGCGAATACATCAAAGTTCAACAAAATATAACAAATCATGCCAATAAAAATAAGCATAAATACCCATGAAGGTGTATAATAGGACAAATGTCTGGGGAATTCAATGGGAGGGAAGGCCATGGCGAAATCAAGGCGCGGATTAAAACTGACGATACGATCCAAGCTGCTGCTTGTATCCTTATTAATGCTTCTTATACCGGTATCCGTATTGGGCATCATCAGCTATAATGTCGCAAAATCCGAATCCGATGAATTGATTAAGAAAGATTTGAGCAACACGGTGAAGATGGGCCTCGAAATAACGGCGGTCTATGAGGCCGCGGTCGAGAAGGGAACGATGTCGGAGAAGGAAGCTCAGGAGGAAGTCAAACAGATTTTGCTTGGGCTGAAGACCGGAGATACCCGCACCATTAATCCTCATATCGATCTCGGAAAGCACGGATACTTCTATGTCATCGATACGAAGGGAACCTTGCTCGCCCACCCTCTGCTTGAAGGGCAGAACATCATGGACAAGAAGACGAGCAGCGGATTCTATTACATACAGGATTTAGTGAAAAAGGCGCAGGACGGCGGGGGCTTCACAACATACGACTGGCCGCTGCCGGATTCGACGAAGGAAGCCGAGAAAATTACATACGCCGAGATCAGCCCGAAGTGGGGCTGGATTGTGGCAGGCGGCTCTTATATGCAGGACTATACTTCAGGGCAGACCCGCATTCTGAATACGATCCTCATTACGTTAATCAGCTGCTGGGCTGTCGGCGGACTTATCATTACCTTATTCAGCCTGCATATCTCGAGACCGCTTCGCAAGCTTGCCGATCATGCCGGGCAGCTCGCTACCGGCGATCTGCGTACGGAAGAGCTTCGCGTGCGCAACAAGGATGAAATCGGAGAGCTCGCCGTTTCATTCACATCGATGAATGGAAGCTTGCGGGAGATGGCATCCGGGCTGTTAACGGGCGCGGATTCGCTCTCGTCCGCTTCCATCGATCTGAATGCCTCCATCGATCAAACGACTCAAGCGACGAATGCGATCTCCGTTTCCGTCGAGAACGTGGTCGCCAGCAGCTCCGCGCAAGAAAAGCGGATCAAAGATAGCGCAATTGCCATGGAAGAAATGTCGGTCGGCATTCAACGCGTCGCGTCCACCTCGTCGACCGCCTACGACGCTTCGACGCTGACCTTGAAGGAAGCGGAACAAGGGAACCGTCTCATCGTCCAATCCGCGGAGCAGATGAATACGGTACGGGCAACCGTCGGCGACATCGCCTCCATTGTAGCCGCGCTTGGCAAACGCTCGCAGGAAATTGGCGAGATTGTATCGGTCATGACCGATATATCAACGCAAACCAACCTGCTTGCCTTGAATGCCTCCATCGAGGCTGCACGGGCGGGCGAGCAAGGCAAAGGGTTCGCGGTCGTTGCCGGAGAAGTGCGGAAGCTGGCGGAGCGTTCCCGCGAATCGGCTCAACAGGTTGCCGATCTCATTATTACGATCCAGGGGAATATCGAACAGGCGGCTGCCGCAATGGACAAGGGCGAGCACGAAGTGGTCCAGGGGGTTGAATCGATCGAGCATAGCGGAGAAGCGTTCCGGCGGATTCTAATCGCGACCCGAAGCGTTGTGAGTCAAGTTCAGGAGGCTTCCGCGGCGGCGGAACAGATGACAGCCGGCTCGCAGGAAATCGCCGCCGCTCTGCAGGAGGTACGCCACGTCTCCGTTCAAGCCAGTCAGCTGGCACAGCAGATTTCGGCTTCGACCGAAGAACAGCTGGCTTCCATGGAAGAGATCAGCGCCTCGGCTCAATCTCTGCGTTCCATGTCGAATGATATGCAGTCGTTAGCTCACCGATTCAAGCTGTAACGGATGATTCCGGCTTGCGCCTCCCTCTCCAAGCGCAAGCGGCAGCCGGCACGCAGAGCTATATACCGTGGGCGCTGCAGCCCCTCATATTGCCCGTATCGAGGCCTGTTCCGGCGGACGTACGGGCTTTTTCTATGATAGATGTTCTTACATAAGCACACAAAATAATGCTATATTCATTCCCCGCCCTTCTGCGATAAAATAGTAACAGATGGAATCGATACATATGAAGATGTATATGAGATACCTGTTAACCATACTGATGCATGCTTTAAGGAGATGAAATGTGATGAGATTAGGCGGCCCGCTGTTTGAAAACGTTTCCGATCCGGCGCAATGGATTGAAGCGCTGCAGCGTCAGGGCTATACCGCTGCTTATTGTCCGGAATTGGATGTGGAGGATGAGCCGGTTCTCCAAGCTTATGTCGATGCCGCACGCGAGGCGAATATCGTGATCGCCGAGGTGGGCGCCTGGAGCAATCCAATCAGCCCGGACGACGAGATAAGAAGCAAAGCAATCGCTTACTGCAAGCAGCGGCTCGCTCTAGCCGACCGCGTCGGCGCGCGGTGCTGCGTCAATATCGCGGGATCCCGCTCCTCCCGCTGGGCGGGCCCCCATCCGGATAATTTATCAGCCGATACATTCGCCCTCATTGTCGACACGGTTCGCGAAATTATTGACAGCGTTAAGCCGACGAGGAGCTTCTACGCCCTGGAGACGATGCAGTGGGTTTTCCCTGACTCGGCCGACAATTATGTCCGGCTAGTCCACGCGATCGATCGGCCGCAGTTTGCCGTACATCTCGATCCGGTCAATCTCATATCCAGTCCGCAGCTGTACTTCAACAACGCCG carries:
- a CDS encoding methyl-accepting chemotaxis protein, whose product is MAKSRRGLKLTIRSKLLLVSLLMLLIPVSVLGIISYNVAKSESDELIKKDLSNTVKMGLEITAVYEAAVEKGTMSEKEAQEEVKQILLGLKTGDTRTINPHIDLGKHGYFYVIDTKGTLLAHPLLEGQNIMDKKTSSGFYYIQDLVKKAQDGGGFTTYDWPLPDSTKEAEKITYAEISPKWGWIVAGGSYMQDYTSGQTRILNTILITLISCWAVGGLIITLFSLHISRPLRKLADHAGQLATGDLRTEELRVRNKDEIGELAVSFTSMNGSLREMASGLLTGADSLSSASIDLNASIDQTTQATNAISVSVENVVASSSAQEKRIKDSAIAMEEMSVGIQRVASTSSTAYDASTLTLKEAEQGNRLIVQSAEQMNTVRATVGDIASIVAALGKRSQEIGEIVSVMTDISTQTNLLALNASIEAARAGEQGKGFAVVAGEVRKLAERSRESAQQVADLIITIQGNIEQAAAAMDKGEHEVVQGVESIEHSGEAFRRILIATRSVVSQVQEASAAAEQMTAGSQEIAAALQEVRHVSVQASQLAQQISASTEEQLASMEEISASAQSLRSMSNDMQSLAHRFKL
- a CDS encoding sigma-70 family RNA polymerase sigma factor, which codes for MSRERGGSGLNVVHGLKDKDEAALQALMGQYGDYLLRTAFLLLKDLQSAEEAVQDTFVTAFHKIGQLREEEQLKSWLTRIVINRCRMRQRTWGWRNLLPFARMEDHVEEHHPDPELQVMQRWRNERLSDAVHRLDYIYREAITLYYYNELSIREIASHTGANENTIKARLTRGRLQLRKLLEEGGGYEP
- a CDS encoding sugar phosphate isomerase/epimerase family protein — encoded protein: MRLGGPLFENVSDPAQWIEALQRQGYTAAYCPELDVEDEPVLQAYVDAAREANIVIAEVGAWSNPISPDDEIRSKAIAYCKQRLALADRVGARCCVNIAGSRSSRWAGPHPDNLSADTFALIVDTVREIIDSVKPTRSFYALETMQWVFPDSADNYVRLVHAIDRPQFAVHLDPVNLISSPQLYFNNAALIKECFDKLGPYIKSCHAKDLLLDDTLTVIHLDETIPGKGALHYPTFLRELSKLDPDTPLMLEHLSTPEDYKAAAAYIRSAARDLELQA